The following are encoded in a window of Chloroflexia bacterium SDU3-3 genomic DNA:
- a CDS encoding STAS domain-containing protein codes for MADYKQLSPEDRTLLRAIGTSLRLIVQGKDHQSISSDRRDELGVLANMVNRVARELELSRERDQAQREEIGRRVAELELANERQEHLIATIREISTPTLNVAEGVLLLPIIGALDSARALQMLSSLMEAASSMRARVVILDITGVTAVDTHIANVLIQAARTVRLLGGRTILCGIAPEVAQVIVSLGIDLSELATTSDLRSALAMSLKMTNTPFI; via the coding sequence ATGGCAGACTACAAGCAGCTTTCCCCCGAAGACCGCACGCTGCTCCGCGCCATTGGCACCAGCCTGCGCCTGATCGTGCAGGGCAAGGACCACCAGTCGATCAGCAGCGATCGCCGCGACGAGCTGGGTGTGCTGGCCAACATGGTCAACCGCGTGGCCCGCGAGCTAGAGCTGAGCCGCGAGCGCGACCAGGCCCAGCGCGAGGAGATCGGGCGGCGCGTGGCCGAGCTAGAGCTGGCCAACGAGCGGCAGGAGCACCTGATCGCCACCATCCGCGAGATCTCCACCCCCACCCTGAACGTCGCCGAGGGCGTGCTGCTGCTGCCGATTATCGGCGCGCTCGACAGCGCCCGCGCCCTGCAGATGCTCTCCAGCCTGATGGAGGCGGCCTCTTCCATGCGGGCGCGCGTGGTGATCTTGGACATCACCGGCGTGACGGCGGTGGACACTCACATCGCTAATGTGCTCATCCAGGCGGCGCGCACCGTGCGGCTGCTGGGCGGGCGCACCATCCTCTGCGGCATCGCCCCCGAGGTCGCCCAGGTGATCGTGAGCCTGGGAATCGACCTTTCCGAGCTGGCCACCACCAGCGATCTGCGCTCGGCGCTGGCCATGAGCCTAAAAATGACCAATACCCCGTTTATATAG
- a CDS encoding FAD-binding protein, translating into MAQANGRRTFLKQATLGAAIVGFDLASRSWVSEAAAAERADAIPHLDGELLTDAASLAAVAEDYGHIVTRTPQAVLRPGSVQDIVKMVKFARRHHIAVAARGQGHSTYGQPLVDAGFVIDMSTLSQICSIRPAYAVVEGGVRWIDLFQATLAQGRIPPVATDYIDLSVGGTLSVGGIGGASHKHGLQIDNVLELLVVTGEGKLVSCTPTRNAALFNAVLGGLGQFGIIVRATVKLVAAKASARTYLLSYDDIALFTADQQALIGDGRFDYVEGQIVAKAGGGWQYMIEAASFYSAPSTPNDTALLAGLSFNPGSQAIADVTYFDFLNRLAPTVAFLKSIGAWYLPHPWYDVFVPASQVNAYVGGIVASLTEADTGQGPVLIYPVKRAKFTKPFFRVPNEEVVFLFDILRTAATPEIAQQMVAANRALYEQVRALGGTRYAIGAIPLSQAEWAQHFGAAWPQFQQAKAMFDPDHILSPGQGIF; encoded by the coding sequence ATGGCACAGGCGAATGGACGGCGTACGTTTTTGAAGCAGGCGACGCTTGGGGCTGCGATCGTTGGGTTCGATCTGGCGAGCCGCAGCTGGGTCTCGGAGGCGGCGGCAGCCGAGCGGGCCGATGCCATCCCGCACCTGGATGGCGAGCTGCTGACCGACGCGGCCTCGCTGGCGGCGGTGGCCGAGGACTACGGCCATATCGTCACGCGTACGCCGCAGGCGGTGCTGCGCCCCGGCTCGGTGCAGGACATCGTGAAGATGGTGAAGTTCGCCCGACGCCACCATATCGCCGTGGCGGCGCGCGGCCAGGGCCACTCGACCTATGGCCAGCCGCTGGTCGACGCGGGCTTCGTGATCGATATGTCCACGCTCAGCCAGATCTGCTCCATCCGCCCGGCCTACGCGGTGGTCGAGGGCGGCGTGCGCTGGATCGACCTGTTCCAGGCCACGCTGGCGCAGGGCCGCATCCCGCCGGTGGCCACCGACTACATCGACCTGAGCGTGGGCGGCACGCTAAGCGTGGGCGGCATCGGCGGCGCGAGCCACAAGCACGGCCTGCAGATCGACAACGTGCTGGAGCTGCTAGTGGTCACCGGCGAGGGCAAGCTGGTCTCGTGCACGCCCACGCGCAACGCCGCGCTGTTCAACGCGGTGCTGGGCGGCCTGGGCCAGTTCGGCATTATCGTGCGCGCCACGGTCAAACTGGTGGCGGCCAAGGCCTCGGCACGCACCTACCTGCTCTCCTACGACGACATCGCGCTGTTCACCGCCGACCAGCAGGCCCTGATCGGCGATGGCCGATTTGACTATGTGGAAGGGCAGATCGTGGCCAAGGCGGGCGGCGGCTGGCAGTATATGATCGAGGCCGCGAGCTTCTACAGCGCGCCTAGCACACCCAACGATACGGCGCTGCTGGCGGGCCTGAGCTTCAACCCCGGCAGCCAGGCGATCGCCGACGTCACGTACTTCGACTTCCTCAACCGGCTCGCGCCGACGGTGGCCTTCCTGAAGTCGATCGGCGCGTGGTACCTGCCCCACCCCTGGTACGATGTGTTTGTGCCCGCGTCGCAGGTGAACGCCTACGTCGGCGGGATTGTGGCCAGCCTGACCGAGGCCGACACCGGCCAGGGGCCAGTGCTGATCTACCCCGTGAAGCGCGCGAAGTTCACCAAGCCGTTCTTCCGCGTGCCGAACGAGGAGGTGGTCTTCCTATTCGACATCCTGCGCACGGCGGCCACGCCCGAGATCGCGCAGCAGATGGTGGCCGCCAACCGCGCGCTCTACGAGCAGGTGCGGGCGCTGGGCGGCACGCGCTACGCCATCGGGGCCATCCCGCTGAGCCAGGCCGAGTGGGCGCAGCACTTCGGCGCGGCGTGGCCGCAGTTCCAGCAGGCCAAGGCCATGTTCGACCCCGACCACATTCTCTCGCCGGGCCAGGGCATCTTCTAG
- a CDS encoding response regulator transcription factor → MTEQSRLLVVDDEVNIRRTLVALLQRSGYTVESAENGEEAVVLLEKQRFDLLLVDLKMPGMDGMQVVAAARTRQPEIEIIVLTGHGSLETAVEGLHQGVFDYLLKTTEPPKVIERVKAALTHHSQQTRQKALLDMVGSAVDELRSQQTRSESSERTGPSDRLVTAGALQIDTWRQVATIDGRSLSLTPTEFRVLLCLAEHAGNMLSYSQLVRCAQGYDADEAEAGDLIKPHIHHLRQKIEPDPSAPRYLLNVRGKGYLFSPVGG, encoded by the coding sequence ATGACCGAACAGAGCCGTCTCCTTGTGGTCGATGACGAGGTGAACATTCGGCGCACGCTGGTGGCGCTGCTCCAGCGCAGCGGCTACACCGTGGAATCAGCAGAAAATGGCGAAGAGGCCGTGGTGCTGCTGGAAAAGCAGCGCTTCGACCTGCTGCTGGTCGACCTCAAGATGCCTGGGATGGATGGCATGCAGGTGGTGGCCGCCGCCCGCACCCGCCAGCCCGAGATCGAGATCATTGTGCTCACCGGGCATGGCTCGCTTGAGACGGCGGTCGAGGGTCTGCACCAGGGCGTGTTCGACTACCTGCTGAAGACCACCGAGCCGCCCAAGGTGATCGAGCGCGTGAAGGCCGCCCTCACCCACCACTCGCAGCAGACCCGCCAGAAGGCCCTGCTGGATATGGTGGGCAGCGCGGTGGATGAGCTGCGCTCGCAGCAGACCCGCAGCGAGTCATCCGAGCGCACGGGGCCGTCGGATCGCCTAGTGACAGCGGGCGCGCTGCAGATCGACACCTGGCGGCAGGTCGCCACCATCGATGGCCGCTCGCTCTCGCTGACGCCCACCGAGTTCCGCGTGCTGCTGTGCCTGGCCGAGCACGCCGGCAACATGCTCAGCTACTCGCAGCTGGTGCGCTGCGCCCAGGGCTACGATGCCGACGAGGCCGAGGCGGGCGACCTGATCAAGCCCCACATCCACCACCTGCGCCAGAAGATCGAGCCGGACCCCAGCGCCCCGCGCTACCTGCTGAATGTGCGCGGCAAGGGCTACCTGTTCTCGCCTGTTGGCGGCTAG
- a CDS encoding multicopper oxidase domain-containing protein → MSIEKASRRSFLKNASIGVSVPVVTGVLAACNNSGAPAAVATQITQGEGGEPTTVPSGQLTVDQMDQMHVDGVKAFVAGKETTTKGNQPFEPVMDGDVKVFNITAAVTKWEVTKGTFVDAWTYNGTMPGPQIRVTEGDKVRVVLKNELPESTAIHFHGLIVPNNMDGVPGITQDPVKPGTSFTYEFTVRNSGSHMYHSHHNSTKQVGRGLLGAFIVEPKDKSKEPAVDVDYVLILNDALGGMTFNGKGFPATEPIVAKLGQKVRIRYMNEGALIHPMHLHGMPQLVIAKDGWPQPQPWMCDTLNVAPGERWDVIIDCTEEGVWAFHCHILSHAESDHGMFGMVTALIVQK, encoded by the coding sequence ATGAGCATCGAAAAGGCATCGCGCCGCAGCTTTCTGAAAAACGCCTCGATTGGCGTGAGCGTGCCGGTCGTCACCGGCGTGCTGGCCGCATGCAACAACAGCGGCGCGCCGGCCGCCGTGGCCACACAGATCACCCAGGGCGAGGGCGGCGAGCCCACCACCGTGCCGAGCGGCCAGCTGACCGTGGATCAGATGGACCAGATGCACGTAGATGGCGTGAAGGCATTTGTGGCGGGCAAAGAGACCACCACCAAGGGCAATCAGCCATTCGAGCCTGTTATGGATGGCGATGTGAAGGTCTTCAACATCACCGCCGCCGTCACCAAGTGGGAAGTGACCAAGGGCACCTTTGTGGATGCCTGGACCTATAACGGCACCATGCCCGGCCCGCAGATCCGCGTGACCGAGGGCGACAAGGTGCGCGTGGTGCTGAAGAACGAGCTGCCCGAGAGCACCGCCATCCACTTCCACGGCCTGATCGTGCCAAACAACATGGACGGCGTGCCCGGCATCACCCAGGATCCGGTCAAGCCCGGCACATCCTTCACCTACGAGTTTACGGTCCGGAACAGCGGCTCGCACATGTACCACTCGCACCACAACTCGACCAAGCAGGTGGGCCGTGGTCTGCTGGGCGCGTTCATCGTGGAGCCGAAGGACAAGAGCAAGGAGCCTGCGGTCGATGTGGACTACGTGCTCATCCTCAACGACGCGCTGGGCGGCATGACCTTCAACGGCAAGGGCTTCCCGGCCACCGAGCCGATCGTGGCCAAGCTGGGCCAGAAGGTGCGCATCCGCTACATGAACGAGGGCGCGCTGATCCACCCGATGCACCTGCACGGCATGCCCCAGCTGGTGATCGCCAAGGACGGCTGGCCGCAGCCGCAGCCCTGGATGTGCGACACGCTGAACGTCGCCCCTGGCGAGCGCTGGGATGTGATCATCGACTGCACCGAGGAGGGCGTGTGGGCCTTCCACTGCCACATCCTCTCGCACGCCGAGAGCGACCACGGTATGTTCGGCATGGTCACGGCGCTGATCGTGCAGAAGTAG
- a CDS encoding helix-turn-helix transcriptional regulator, whose product MSDQSRKNKRHMIKYEWNKDQIRALRIHLNMTQHEMADELEVRQQTISEWETGRHQPHRSTLKILSMLAENAEFAYTTQPKAPDAPPDLIDPAEQ is encoded by the coding sequence ATGTCTGACCAATCGCGCAAAAACAAACGCCACATGATCAAATATGAGTGGAATAAAGACCAGATCCGCGCGCTGCGCATCCATCTGAATATGACCCAGCACGAGATGGCCGACGAGCTTGAGGTGCGCCAGCAGACGATCAGCGAATGGGAGACCGGGCGGCACCAGCCGCACCGATCGACCCTGAAGATCCTCTCGATGCTGGCCGAAAACGCCGAGTTCGCCTATACCACCCAGCCCAAGGCCCCCGATGCGCCGCCCGATCTGATTGACCCCGCCGAGCAGTAG
- a CDS encoding HD domain-containing protein, giving the protein MVLQHLSHESLLWAMQGGHAPSARQAASADEPGKVLIVDADPLASTRAQEQICHAGHSATCVPDARLAMQAISSFAPDLVLLAETLPDADGYATCAAIKRDPAIWHIPVIMLASKDVPAVRMRAIEAEADMFLCHPYDPNELEARIRVLLRAKRRIDRMEQAEDVIFALARAVEAKDAYTEGHLQRLALYARAIGEQLDMGARELDELCYGALLHDVGKVGVDESILRKVGPLSPDERSHMQQHPLIGERIVQPLRLGGAVAPIVRHHHERWDGQGYPDGLAGEAIPLGARIVAVADAFDAMTTQRPYNTILSFEEAMNRLIWDMGRAFDMQVVLAFVAWLNGGLHEYAVGV; this is encoded by the coding sequence ATGGTTTTGCAGCATCTGTCGCACGAATCGCTTCTCTGGGCGATGCAGGGTGGCCATGCGCCTTCTGCTCGGCAGGCGGCCAGCGCCGACGAGCCAGGGAAGGTGCTGATCGTGGATGCCGATCCGCTGGCCAGCACCCGCGCGCAGGAGCAGATCTGCCATGCCGGGCATAGCGCCACCTGCGTGCCCGATGCCCGCCTGGCAATGCAGGCGATCAGCTCGTTTGCCCCCGACCTGGTGCTGCTGGCCGAGACCCTGCCCGATGCCGATGGCTACGCCACCTGCGCCGCAATCAAGCGCGACCCGGCTATCTGGCACATCCCCGTGATCATGCTGGCGTCCAAGGATGTGCCAGCGGTGCGCATGCGTGCGATCGAGGCCGAGGCCGATATGTTTCTGTGCCATCCATATGATCCCAACGAGCTTGAGGCCCGTATCCGCGTGCTGCTGCGCGCCAAACGCCGGATCGACCGGATGGAGCAGGCCGAGGATGTGATCTTTGCGCTGGCCCGGGCGGTGGAGGCCAAGGATGCCTACACCGAGGGCCACCTGCAGCGGCTGGCGCTGTACGCCCGCGCCATCGGCGAGCAGCTGGACATGGGGGCGCGCGAGCTGGATGAGCTGTGCTACGGCGCGCTGCTGCACGATGTGGGCAAGGTGGGGGTCGACGAAAGCATCCTGCGCAAGGTGGGGCCGCTGTCGCCCGATGAGCGCAGCCACATGCAGCAGCACCCGCTGATCGGCGAGCGGATCGTGCAGCCGCTGCGGCTTGGGGGTGCGGTCGCGCCGATCGTGCGGCACCACCACGAGCGCTGGGATGGCCAAGGCTACCCCGATGGCCTGGCGGGCGAGGCGATACCGCTGGGCGCGCGGATCGTGGCCGTGGCCGATGCCTTTGACGCTATGACGACTCAGCGGCCATATAACACGATATTATCGTTCGAGGAGGCTATGAATCGCCTGATCTGGGATATGGGCCGCGCGTTCGATATGCAGGTGGTGCTGGCCTTTGTGGCCTGGCTGAACGGCGGCCTTCACGAGTATGCGGTGGGGGTCTGA
- the folK gene encoding 2-amino-4-hydroxy-6-hydroxymethyldihydropteridine diphosphokinase — MSKTTTIYLALGTNLGDRRANLLAALRALASHVAIRQVSSLYETEPAYVEDQPRFLNAVLRGETALPPSELLAALKQIEGELGRVAGMRFGPRQIDIDILLYGETQQADAALTIPHPRLAERPFVLVPLAEIAPELVPPGYAQSIGALAERVRGHGDILAQVGAIDSGEWA; from the coding sequence GTGAGCAAGACGACCACTATCTACCTTGCCCTCGGCACCAACCTGGGCGACCGCCGCGCCAACCTGCTGGCCGCTCTGCGCGCCCTGGCCAGCCATGTCGCCATCCGCCAGGTCTCGTCGCTCTACGAGACCGAGCCTGCCTATGTCGAGGACCAGCCGCGCTTCCTCAATGCGGTGCTGCGCGGCGAGACCGCGCTGCCCCCCAGCGAGCTGCTCGCGGCGCTCAAGCAGATCGAGGGCGAGCTTGGGCGGGTGGCCGGGATGCGCTTTGGGCCGCGCCAGATCGATATCGACATCCTGCTGTATGGGGAGACGCAGCAGGCCGATGCGGCGCTCACCATCCCCCACCCCCGGCTAGCCGAGCGCCCCTTTGTGCTGGTGCCCCTGGCCGAGATCGCCCCTGAGCTTGTGCCGCCCGGCTACGCCCAGAGCATCGGCGCGCTAGCCGAGCGCGTGCGCGGCCACGGCGACATCCTCGCCCAGGTGGGCGCGATCGATAGCGGCGAGTGGGCCTAG
- a CDS encoding glycoside hydrolase: MIKKEYSKTGRSCKVTLELPAEVKAQTAYVCGDFNEWSQDDLAMKRRKDGSFHATFSLKPGNAYRFRYLLDGARWENDWAADEYLPNDHGSEDSVIKV, translated from the coding sequence ATGATCAAGAAAGAATACTCAAAGACTGGTCGCTCGTGCAAAGTCACGCTAGAGCTGCCCGCCGAGGTCAAGGCCCAGACCGCATATGTCTGCGGCGACTTTAACGAGTGGTCGCAGGATGACCTAGCGATGAAGCGCCGAAAAGACGGCAGCTTCCACGCCACCTTCTCGCTGAAGCCCGGCAACGCCTACCGGTTCCGCTATCTCTTGGATGGCGCGCGCTGGGAGAATGACTGGGCAGCCGACGAGTACCTGCCAAACGACCACGGCAGCGAAGACTCTGTGATCAAGGTCTAG